In Pseudobdellovibrio exovorus JSS, the genomic stretch TCACTGTATAGGTGACGAGGCTGTACACACAGCGGTTAAATCAGCTCGTGAGGTGGCGGCTGAAGGTATTTTAGGGCGATTGCATTTAGAGCATGTGCAGCTCTTACGTCAGGATACGCTTCAAATGATGAAGCCGTTACATGTCACATGTCATATGCAGCCTTGCCACTGGCTCAGTGATCACACATGGCTTAAGAAGACCTTACCTGATGAACTCCATGGAAGTTTATTTCAGTGGGAACTTCTGCGTAAAAATAAAATTCCTCTTTTTTTCGGAAGTGATTCTCCGATAGAGGACTCCTCTTTACTCAGAACGCGCCAAGCTCTGCTCGAGAGTCCGAAGTGGGGCATTCCAGCCCTTCAGGGTGACTGGTGGACTTATCACGTTCATCCAGATCGCCATTGGGGCAATGGACAAACAGAGCTAGGTGACAATGGGATCATTCAAGTTTTCTTAAACGGTGAATCTCTTTTATAACAGGCTCGCTTTTTCGAGGCGAACTGCTCTTTTCAAGAACAGAGGATGGCCCCCTAGATTTGTTTATTGCTACAGATTTTATTGCGGGAAGTTGAATAGGCAACTGAATAGGAAGTTGAAGCTGTCCCAGTTTCCTTTTTAAATCCACAAAATTACTCTGAGTCATAAAAGGCTCCAGCGAGCTGAGCAAAGCCAGTGATAGGCGCACTTGCCGTGCATCCAACTTTTCCTGCAAGAGTATCACCTGTAGTCGTATCGCGGCCTGCTCACGATATGAGGAAGACTCCCTATCATACTCATCTATGAGTCTATCAAATAGCGGCGTCCCGCTTGCTCCTCTGTTGAGATAGTTTGGCGAGGTGGAAGTGGCCGCTGATAAATTTTTTGCTAGGCCCAGAACCAATAAAAAAGTAAGCCCATGCCGCCATTTTATTTTGATAGACATTTTTAGTGCGCTCTATTGGGGGAACCACTGTGATATTCAATTTCCACAGGAGTTGACGTTAAATATTTCCGTGGTGTTGTTGAGAAACTTTTGCTTTTAACTTTCCTATTAGTTTTCTTGCTAGAGTTTTTTGGAGGAATCTCCAGATGTTCTCGTGGCGTTTCTTGGGACAGGGCTTCTGTTCCTAGGACTTTCTTCGAACTTTTCGGCCAAGATGTATTTTCGCTGCGATTTAATACGGTTCCCCAGTAAGGCCCACCATGAAGCATGATATTGCGGGATAGAGGTTGAGGGACTAAAACTGCATATTGATGGGGATTCAGTGGCGCCTGAAGAATTTTTATTCGTGAGGCTAGAAGTTCTACTTTATCTTCTTGTTGTCCATACAAATCAATTAATCCAAAGGCTCCAATCAGGGAAGCTAAGCTGTCGATATTTTCAAGCTGCAGTGGCAGTAAAGCATATCCTAAAGGAATCATTGTATCTGCCAGTAAGGGTTCTTCACTGTCTGATACTTTGTTGGAAAGGGCTGTCTTTTTTTGTAAGATAACAAATAAGATAGTCAGAATCAGCATGCCTCCCCAAAGCCATCTATTTTGAGAAGAAAAGAAGAGATCTTTTATCATTTTCTGATTCGCTCCATGTTTGGCTGAAGTGATACTTCTTACTTTGTTGGCGGTGGTGTTCAATCAATTTTGCAAATATAATTAATAATCCAGCGATAGCAACGGATAGGAATAAAGACTCAATTAAAATCAGTCCTTTGTTGTTTTGTAGAATATTTTTATTTTCCACGTATTGTCCTCCAACTTAAAATAGGCTCCGCAAAGAGTTTCTGTATTCATTCTAAAGGCCAACTTCAATTGGTGCTTAAGAGGATTTAAACGTTCATATTTCGGATAGGAAATCAGCTCTGTGGATGTAGATAAACTTTGTAGCTTTATTTTTAATTGATGGCTGAGATGGCGGCTTCTTTGGTTGAATAGACGTGGATTGTCGATGTGCTTTAAAAGTCTTTTCTGAACAGAGTGACTTTCCCGCAAGCAAGTAAAACGAAGCCAAGAGGCTTTGTTAAATGTTGACGCCCAATTGAAACTGTAATGCAGAAGCAGGATAACAATCGGAAAGATAGAAATAAAAGAAACTAGAGCAAAACCATGATCGGATTTAGATGTTTTTTTCAAAGGGCTGCTTAGATATTTTTTTAAGGAGTTCCATGTGAAGTCGTCCATGAATGTGAGATCTCATTTGTATTTGAATACTTAAGTATTCAGATGTTTCTTCAACACTGAACTGAGGACTATATAATTTGAGTGTCCGTAACCGACCTTGAAGTTGTTGGTGGCAAGTGGAATCCTCTGCGGACAGTTGGCAGAGCAGATAGTCTTCGCTCCACTCACTGATGAGCATTTGATGTGTGAAGTAGATCAAACCACCCAGTAACGTCGCGATACCGATGAGGCTCACAGGCAAACACAGCAAAGCTTCGATAAAAGCCTGTCCGCGTGAGCCCCAATTCAACGGGACCCTTTTAAAAAATCAGATAGATCTTTTTTGTTAAGATTCTTTTGATCCGCATTCAGAACTTTTATTGGGGTAGAAGACTTGGCTCCTAAGGCACGGTTGATGTTTTCATACTGTGCGCCAATATTATAACCGACAACACGAATAATACCGATACTTCCAGCGGCAATAAGAGCGACAAGAATCATGTACTCAATCATTCCCTGACCACGACTATTTTTTAAAGAGAGCTTTTTTTGCACAGACTTTTGCATAGACGACCTCACTCCGGCTTTTGTTTCATAATCGAAACCAAGCTAGAAATTAAGTGAAGTGCCATTTGGGAAGGATAAAGTTCAGAAAGCGGAACTATTTTTTCTTAGCGGATTTTTTTACAGCTTTTTTGTCAGCAGGAGCAGCCTTTTTTGCTGGAGCCGCTTTTTTCGCTACAGCAACAACTGCTTTTTTAGCAGGGGCTGCTGGAGCTGCCTTTTTGCTTTCGTCTGCTTTTTTTACCGGAGCTTGTTTTTTTAAAGTAGGAGCTTTTCCTGAAACGGCAGCGGCCGCTGCTGCGGCTTCTTGTTTTTCAGTTTTGCGCTTAGCTTTGCGTTCGTTCACGATGCGCTCAAGAATTTCGTAAGCTTCTTTTTGTAGATCATTTTCGTAGATAAAACGATAAAAGCCTTCAATTTCAGGGCTTTGGCGGAACTTTTTGACTGATGTCGGGATGCTTTCAGATTGAACAAAATCAATTGAATTACCATCTTTAGAAAGTTTAACTTTATCTGCCATAAGGCCTCCTAAAATAGCTACTGAGACTCCGTAATGATATAATCCAGCTCTAGACGGGGGTCAAGGTGGAAACCTATCTTTAAGTCGTTGATTTTCTTTAAGTTTCAGACCATTTTAGGGGGATGCTTCTATTAAAGGGTAAACCGGTTGCGGAACAAATCTATCACGATATCCGCCAAAGATCGCAAGCTTTGGTGAAAGCGCCACATTTGGCGGTCATCTTGGTTGGAAATGACCCTGCAAGCGAAGTGTATGTTGGTATCAAGGAAAAAACTTGTATCGATATAGGGTTTAAGTCGTCGCTATATAAATTGGCTGCAAATATTACAGAACATGAACTTGCAAAAAAAATTCATGAACTCAATACCGATACTGCGGTAGATGCGATACTTTTACAGTTACCATTACCTGCCCATTTGAACGCTAGAAAGCTGACGAATTTAATTGCGGTTCAAAAGGATGCGGATGGCCTGACAGCGCAGTCGTTGGGGTTATTAGTTTCAGCGCAAGCACAAGTGGCATCATGCACTCCATCGGGCATTATGGCGATGTTACGTTACTATCAACTATCCGTTGCGGGTAAAAAAGTTTTAGTTATTGGGCGCAGTTTAATTGTAGGAATGCCGTTATTTCATCTTTTGAATCAATCCAATGCCACGGTGACTTTGGCTCATTCAAAAACGACAGGCTTAAAAGATCTTGTTAAAGATTTCGACTTTGTATTTGTGGCCGCTGGTCAGCCTCACTTTCTAAAGGCCACTGATTTTAAAAAGAACGCTGTGGTGATTGACGTGGGAATGCATCGCAAAACTGAAGGATTGATCGGAGACGTAGATCCTGATGGCGCTGAAGGGCACTTGTCCGCTATGACACCTGTACCGGGCGGAGTCGGACCTATGACGATTGTAATGTTGATGTATAATACTTTGATTTTGTCAGAAAAGAATCGAGCGAAATGACTGAGTTACTAAAGAATCATTGGTACATGGCTTTACCTTCAAAGGATTTGAAAAAATCTCAGATGAAGCCGTTGGAAATCATGGGCGAACCTATCTTGTTTATCAGAACTTCAAGCGGTGAAGTTCAAGCCATTCGCGATATTTGCCCTCATCGTGGTATTCCCTTTCGTCACGGCCGTATGGTCGGCGATTTGGTTGAGTGCCCTTACCATGGTTGGAAGTTTGATGGTGGTGGTGTCTGCCGTGAGATTCCGTCTTTGACCTCAACACAGAAATTAGATTGCACAAAAATCAAAGTGAAATCTTATAAAATTCAAGAGCGCTATAATGCCATCTGGATTTTTATCGGAGACCAACAGTTTGATCAACAGCACTGCCCACAGCCTCCTGTTTTTGAAGGATTCCCTTTAGATGTAAAGCCTAACTTAATTGATATTGTCGAATTCCCTTGTCATATCGATCATGCCGTTATCGGCTTAATGGACCCTGCACATGGTCCTTATGTACATAAAAGCTGGTTCTGGAGAAGTTCAAAATCCAGTTATGAAAAACACAAAAACTTCGGGCCGGTTGAGTATGGCTTTCGCATGAAACGTCACGAGCCATCTAAAAACTCTAAAGCCTATAAAATATTAGGTGGCGAGCCTACAACGGAAATTACGTTTCGCTTGCCAGGCACTCGTGTAGAGCATGTTCAAGTTGGCGACAAAAGCTTCATCGCTGTCACAGCGTTGATGCCACTTAGCGAATCGCGCACGCAGGTCATCCAGATGGCTTACTGGAATATCCCATGGCTATCACTGGCGAAACCATTTATCTGGAGATTCTCGAAAGTTTTCTTGGGACAGGATTTGGATGCGGTGACCAAACAGCAAGAGGGTTTAAAGTACGATCCAAGTTTGATGCTAATTAACGATGCGGATACGCAAGCGAAGTGGTATTACTCTTTAAAAAAAGAGTGGGCTGACTCTGCAAATGAATCGCGTGATTTTAAAAATCCGGTGAAGGATGTCACGCTTTCTTGGCGCAGCTAAATGAGCATCTGTATTTACAGTCACTACTAGTAATGAGTTTATATGAAAAATTGGAAAATTAAAAAAGGGCACGACTTTCGTATTCGCAATCGTCATCCATGGGTCTTTTCGAATGAACTCTTGGACAGCCCTAAAGGAATTTTACCCGGTGAACCTATCGAGTTAACCGATATGCAAGGTCACTTCTTAGCGCGAGGTTATGGTAATCCTCATTCGTTGATTTCGTTTCGTGCGATGAGCTTTTCAACAAAAGAAAATTTTGACATGACGGCTGAGTTCTTAACAGAGCGTCTTTTGCAGGCGTGGCGATTTCGCCATCGCTCGGGATTTAGAAAAAGTTTCCGACTTTGCTACTCAGAAGCGGATCAGATGGCAGGCCTTATTATGGACCGCTATGTTTTTTCTAAAGAAGGTCAAGCTTATCAGGTGTTTTCATTCCAGCTTCTGACTTCAGGGATGGATCGCGCTTTTAAAAAAGACGATACATGGCAGATCATTGTGCAGTCCTTAGTGCAAAGAGCACAAGAAGAAGGCCTCAGTTCGATGGATTGGGAGCATACACTAATCCTACAGAAAAATGACGTCAGCATTCGTAAGTTAGAAGGTTTAGAGGTTGAAGAGCCGCAGATATTACGTGCGGTCGATAACTGTGACTTACATGATATTAAAATTGAAGTGCAAAACGTATTACAGCCAGAGCAGGATGTTTTCTTCGATGTGAATCTTGTAGAGGGACAGAAAACAGGTTTCTTCTTAGATCAAACCTTCAACATGAGGCTGGTTTTAGAACATTTGCAACGCCAGAAGCCTTATTTACAAGGGCGAAAAATAAAGCTCTTAGATCTTTGTTGTTACATGGGACAGTGGTCTTCACAGATCGTGAATAATTTGAAGTCATGGGGAGTCGACTGTGAAGTTCATCTTGTCGATGTCTCAGAACTGGCCTTAGAAAAAGCTAAAAACAATTTAGCGGCCTACGGAGTGCCTGTTTTCACCTATAAAAAAGATGTACTGAGCTTGGCTGAGGTCAGTGAACTCGCTTCGCAAAAATTCGACATCGTGATTTCTGATCCACCAGCATTTGTTAAAAATAAAAAAGATTTGCCGCAGGGACTGGCTGCGTATGCGAAGTTGAACACTCAAGCGTTTAAGATGTGTGCTTCTGGAGCTGTTATCGTGTCATGTACATGTTCTGGGTCTGTACAGTTAGATGATTTTAAAGAAGCGCTTCGTAAGGCGGTACTGAAGTCAGGAGCCAACGCGCGCTGTTTGGCCTATGGCGGGCAGGGATGGGATCACCCACACCTTATGAGCTTCACCGAGGGATATTATCTAAAAATGGTATTACACCAGATTGATTAATCAGTTTCATTTCTGTTGCGGTAAGCAAAGAAAGCCAGTGATCCGACTGAAATTCCGAAGAATAGCCAGACCCAAAACTGACTGACGTCTTCGGGTCTTTCTGCTGACTCTAATCCGAAATAATATACGGCTATTTTCAGCACGATCATAGATTGAAAGAAAGCCCATCCGTATTTAAAAAGTTTCCAGAAAGTTTTTTGTTCTTCTGTCTGTTTAATCTTGGGCTTGTATGTGATTGTTTTAAATCCCCATGAATTCTGAGTGTAAAAATCACGAATGACGTGAGCCCAAGCTGTGGATAAGTTTTCAGATTTGGAGTTCTGGGCTAAAAGTTCGGCGGCCTTTTGGGTTATTTGCAGACGATCCTCATTTGAAAAATAGCTATTGAGGTGTGTCGTTAGATCAGTCCAGTGATTTTTTACTATCTGCGCCAAATCTTCGTTTGGAGACATGGGACTAGAGGCATTCCCTCGGTCAGCAAGATGCGTGTGATAGCTTTCAATAAAAAAATCAGCAAATTCTTTTTCGGTTTTCACAGGGATACATTTAGCATATTTTATTCAAATGCAGAAGTATCAAATCAAGTTTGAAAATCCTTTTTATGCACTTTTTTTGACTTTACTCTTGGGTGTTCTTGTCGGCCTAGTGACAGCTGGCTTTCTAGCTGCACTTAATTGGATTGCCGGCTTCCATGCGCAACAGAACGTGGCGTTTCCATGGCATTTGTTTTTAATCCCTCTAGTTTTAGGATTAAGTGAATGGGTTCGTCGCCACACTTTATATTTTCCCATCAAAGTTTCAGAATTAAGATCACCGGCAAGACCTGAACAGTGGAGCAAGAAAATGTCAGGGCTTCACTTCTTAGGAACTTTATTATCCCATGTCTCAGGTGCCAGTGTAGGGCGCGAAGGAGCCAGCGTTCTTTACTCTGCAGGTTTTGTAAGAGCACTAGGATTACAGTGGTTTTTTTGGGGACCTATTGTATCGTCCATGGGGTTTGCTGCTGTTCTTGGTCAGTACTGGGTAGCACCGATCTTTATGTTTGAATTTTTTCAACGAACATCTGTATTGCAAAAAGTGTTAGGCCTTATAGGTTCTACTGTGGCTGTGTTGCTGATTCAAAGTTTGGGGTTGCCCCATTTGTTCTCGGGTATTCCGGTCGATTCTTTTGTTGGTGGATTTTGGGATAAACTTTTGCTGTTAATGATCTTAGGAATAAGTTCGGGGTATCTTATGCGAGCTTATAAAGCGATTCACTATCGCTTGATTTACTTCTTTGAAGAACGCCAATTTTTCTGGCGTCTTCTATTCAGTTTACTTTTAGTCGGCATTCTTTTTATTCCTGAGTTTAGAAAATTTCAAAGCTTAGGACTTGATCAGCTCAACAACTTAGAGCATTTGCAAGCGATGTGGTTAGATGCCCCTGTTAAGCTATCCCTGACTGTTCTTTCTGTCTCTTTAGGTCTATGGGGTGGGGAATTTATCCCACTTGTCTATGCTGGTGTTCATTGGGGACAATCTTTATTTGTTTCATGGGGACAGAGTGCAACCTTGGGAGCCCTTGTTGGAGCTTATTTATTATTCGCTGCTGCTACTCGTATGCGTTGGACCTCTTACGCATTACTTTTATTAACAGTGGGATTTTCTTGGTGGTTCTGGGGTTGGATTTTGATTACGTTTACACTTTGGTTTGCGGGCTCTAGAAGTCTGTATCGTTCCCACTAATTTTTTAATGTAGTTTTATTCAAAGTAGTCCGATGAATAGAAGGATATGTAAGGGTAAAAAGATCCTGATAAATGGAAAGCCGCTACAGAATTCTGCAAAGCAAGCTTATGAAATTGATTCTAAAATGTTAAAGTTATACGCCGACTCTTATCCGGTTATTCCTGAAAATAGTTATTTAGTTTTAGGTGATAACTCTAGTGGAAGTTTTGATGCGTCCCACTTCGGATTTATTGATCGCAAACAAATCGTCGGACGAGTGATCTTGCAATCAAAATCTTTGCATCCATCCCAGCCCTAAGTTCAAGTCCTGCAAACAACTGAGAGGGGTTTGCACTTTCGAGAGTACGTCTCGCTATGTGGGTACAGTAACCGCGGGTACGTGGAATGGTTCAACGATTCCTGTCGCTCATGGTGCTACTGGGCCCACTGGTGCTATGACTGTCAGATGTATAAGGTAATAGCCTCACTTTAGCGTGTAATATTTTCCCTCTGTGGAGCGCTATTCGATTTCGTAAACTCAGTAAATAATTGTTTTTCCCCCTAGGCTGTACTATAAAAAGTCCATCAGGGGGATAAACCTATGAATTCACAATTCAGTCTCATTTTCACCGCGATGGCGATTTTGACTTTATCTGCTTGTTCTCCGAAAAGTGGTTCTGGTGTTCGCGCGCAAGGTCAGACTGGTCCCAATCCTCAGGTGACGGACATTCTGAAGGGCAAGCCTTCCATTGAAAAACTCAATACAAAATACGGCGGTGAAAATGGTCAGGTTAAAGCCACGTGCACCCTGACAAGTGAAAAGGTCACAGCCGGAACTCCGCCAGTCGAAACACCTCAGGTTGAAAGTGCATCTTCAGTAAAACCTCCGGGCTTTGTGCCTCCGGTACAATATCCAGAACAAGATGTTGTTGTTTTCGATATTCGTGCTCAGTCAGAGGTGGATAAAGACCTATCCCAGCAAGTGGAAGTGGCTTTAGAGCACGAAAAAGAAGAACAACTGGTTAAAGTGAATATTGTATTAGAGCCAGTTAAGTTTGAAGAAGGCATCAGTTTAAGTTTAGGGCGTGTGAAGTACATTATGAAGCACACTCCTGTATTAGAGTACAAATACACAGTTGAGCTGCAAGGCACACCTGTGACACCTTCAGCGACAACATCGTATAAGATTTATGAAAAAGTTTTGACGAAAGATTTGTTAGCGCAAACTCAAATTGGTGCCGACAGTTACCAGCACTTTCTTTCGTGCAGTATTAACACCACAGTTAATGACAGTAATGAAGAGTTGGGCCGCGAGTTTCAGTCACAATGGCGCTGCATTGACTGCATGGGACCTCAGTAGACGTCCAGTAAAGTCGCAAAATGCCTCTTAATTTTGACTGACGCACCCCTAGAAAATTCACATTTTAGTCCAGACTTAGTCTAGATCGGGCATCTGAAGCAGGTGCCCGTTGAAAAAGTTTTGGTTTTTTCAAATAGACCCTCATAGACTGATTTTATGAAAAACACCATCCTTACAACAATTATTCTTGTATTAGGTTTCGCCGGTAAATCATTTGCACAGAATCTTGAGGCCAAGCCTTTAGATCTTTTAGTGCAACAACTAGAAAGCTCGAAGTTCACTTTTAAAGAAAGTGGCTTAGCGCATGGGTTCTTTAGTATTCACAGTTGTCTTTACGTCAGCGAAGAGTTTGCTGTGTTAAAGAACTACTGTGTACCTAAGAAGAAGTACCCTGCAAAAGGGTATACGATTTTCTCTAAGAAGTTTGGAGTGATTGACCTTTATCAAGAGCAATTGCCAGGAGTTGTTCAACGTGATGTGCGTATCAGCGTCTTCCCTGAAAATCTTTATCAAGTGATGAAGTCGCCGATGCCATCATATCGTATTAAGACTCTTAATGCGGTTTCGGATCATTTCTATAAATTGCGTGGCCCAGCTTGCTGGTCAACAAACTTCAGCCGCTATACAGAGCAGGCTGAATATCAGTGCAATGTTGGCTTAGATACAGTTTCTGGCTTTTTTGATTGGGCAGATGAAACTCAAGCTTTAGCGGGTAGCGACGCTGATTGGAATGCTCTTTTCAATAAGTTAGAAAGAATTTTCCCTAAATAAGCTTAATCAAATTAAAACTAAAATCCCTTTTGAGAGGCTTCAAATATAAACTCATTTGAAGTCCCTCTGATTCTGAACATGCGATCCGTCGTCATGTAGAAGACTTCTCCATTCGACTCTTTAAAAAATGCCGCATTTAAAAATTCAGCTTCTTCACCTGTAGTTTTATAGCTCATGTACTGCTGAGCTGGGTCCATAACTGTATTCGGTGATTGATTAAGAACCACTTGGCATTGCGTTCGTCCAAGGCTACACGCAAGATTGAAGCCTTTATTGGATGTTTTAATCCCTTTGCCTTTGCCCCATGGAGTATCTTGCTCTGGAAGATCTAAAAGAGCATAGAGCTTTTTAAAATCATCATCTGTGTTGCCTGTGATATCTTTTTCTAAAATCAACGCTAAAGAGTTTCGATTCATAGGTAAAAATCTTAATGAAGTAATGGCATTAGCGAATAAAGGGGCAATAGCAAGTAATACTAGAATCAAGATTTTCGGCATGTTCAAACTCCTAAGTCATTAGTCTAGGAAGAGTTGAAGGGCTTGTCATGACTTCCGGCATCTTAAGTATTGGCTTTAAAACTCCGAAAATAAGGGCAGGAGAATTCATGAAAAATATAAATTCAGCATTGATCGCATTGGCCTTAGTTATGATTTTACCCCTTTCGGGCATGGCCGCAGAAAAACAAGAGTACTGTGGCTACCCTCAAAAAGAAGACAGTAGTGTGGTTATCGTTAACAAGGGTTCTATTAAGGTTGTAGATGCTGAGTCAGCTCAAGCATGGGTTGTGAAGAACAGCGGTGTTTGTTCGTGCTTTAAAGCTGAATTAACTGAAACCACGGCGCGTTTTGATTATGCGATTGAAGGATCACTTGAGCCGAAGAAAGTAAAGGCGCCACACAGTTCTTGTGAGCGTATCAAAAACGAAACTAGCGATCTTGAGATCAACGACTAATTTGATCGATTAATGAGTCATATTACGGACAGTGCTTAAGATAGAGCGGCACTGTCTTTCTGTTATGTCTGTACCCACAGCCGGACGCACTTCTGGCTCTGATGGATCCATGTCATATTGACGTTGATGAGAAAGCCCATTTCCGCGTGGCTCTGGATAAATTAAAACTCGAG encodes the following:
- a CDS encoding bifunctional 5,10-methylenetetrahydrofolate dehydrogenase/5,10-methenyltetrahydrofolate cyclohydrolase — its product is MLLLKGKPVAEQIYHDIRQRSQALVKAPHLAVILVGNDPASEVYVGIKEKTCIDIGFKSSLYKLAANITEHELAKKIHELNTDTAVDAILLQLPLPAHLNARKLTNLIAVQKDADGLTAQSLGLLVSAQAQVASCTPSGIMAMLRYYQLSVAGKKVLVIGRSLIVGMPLFHLLNQSNATVTLAHSKTTGLKDLVKDFDFVFVAAGQPHFLKATDFKKNAVVIDVGMHRKTEGLIGDVDPDGAEGHLSAMTPVPGGVGPMTIVMLMYNTLILSEKNRAK
- a CDS encoding Flp family type IVb pilin encodes the protein MQKSVQKKLSLKNSRGQGMIEYMILVALIAAGSIGIIRVVGYNIGAQYENINRALGAKSSTPIKVLNADQKNLNKKDLSDFLKGSR
- a CDS encoding class I SAM-dependent rRNA methyltransferase encodes the protein MKNWKIKKGHDFRIRNRHPWVFSNELLDSPKGILPGEPIELTDMQGHFLARGYGNPHSLISFRAMSFSTKENFDMTAEFLTERLLQAWRFRHRSGFRKSFRLCYSEADQMAGLIMDRYVFSKEGQAYQVFSFQLLTSGMDRAFKKDDTWQIIVQSLVQRAQEEGLSSMDWEHTLILQKNDVSIRKLEGLEVEEPQILRAVDNCDLHDIKIEVQNVLQPEQDVFFDVNLVEGQKTGFFLDQTFNMRLVLEHLQRQKPYLQGRKIKLLDLCCYMGQWSSQIVNNLKSWGVDCEVHLVDVSELALEKAKNNLAAYGVPVFTYKKDVLSLAEVSELASQKFDIVISDPPAFVKNKKDLPQGLAAYAKLNTQAFKMCASGAVIVSCTCSGSVQLDDFKEALRKAVLKSGANARCLAYGGQGWDHPHLMSFTEGYYLKMVLHQID
- a CDS encoding aromatic ring-hydroxylating oxygenase subunit alpha — protein: MTELLKNHWYMALPSKDLKKSQMKPLEIMGEPILFIRTSSGEVQAIRDICPHRGIPFRHGRMVGDLVECPYHGWKFDGGGVCREIPSLTSTQKLDCTKIKVKSYKIQERYNAIWIFIGDQQFDQQHCPQPPVFEGFPLDVKPNLIDIVEFPCHIDHAVIGLMDPAHGPYVHKSWFWRSSKSSYEKHKNFGPVEYGFRMKRHEPSKNSKAYKILGGEPTTEITFRLPGTRVEHVQVGDKSFIAVTALMPLSESRTQVIQMAYWNIPWLSLAKPFIWRFSKVFLGQDLDAVTKQQEGLKYDPSLMLINDADTQAKWYYSLKKEWADSANESRDFKNPVKDVTLSWRS
- a CDS encoding chloride channel protein, which encodes MQKYQIKFENPFYALFLTLLLGVLVGLVTAGFLAALNWIAGFHAQQNVAFPWHLFLIPLVLGLSEWVRRHTLYFPIKVSELRSPARPEQWSKKMSGLHFLGTLLSHVSGASVGREGASVLYSAGFVRALGLQWFFWGPIVSSMGFAAVLGQYWVAPIFMFEFFQRTSVLQKVLGLIGSTVAVLLIQSLGLPHLFSGIPVDSFVGGFWDKLLLLMILGISSGYLMRAYKAIHYRLIYFFEERQFFWRLLFSLLLVGILFIPEFRKFQSLGLDQLNNLEHLQAMWLDAPVKLSLTVLSVSLGLWGGEFIPLVYAGVHWGQSLFVSWGQSATLGALVGAYLLFAAATRMRWTSYALLLLTVGFSWWFWGWILITFTLWFAGSRSLYRSH
- the lepB gene encoding signal peptidase I, with amino-acid sequence MNRRICKGKKILINGKPLQNSAKQAYEIDSKMLKLYADSYPVIPENSYLVLGDNSSGSFDASHFGFIDRKQIVGRVILQSKSLHPSQP